In a single window of the Platichthys flesus chromosome 5, fPlaFle2.1, whole genome shotgun sequence genome:
- the LOC133953779 gene encoding CD209 antigen-like isoform X2 — MVSHKERFEITTEPDSSAKGLASKSHTSEDGTVTPAMSGRKHYRLVGVTLGLLCILQAALNISLRLALYSSDAPDCDAVIRNLTEERDQLKKKMNIFDHYTREGWVYFRSSFYFISSDEKSWGDSRDDCLQKGADLVIINSKEENEFTRQFRRAFWIGLTDTETEGIWKWVDGTLLNTTTSFWHPGEPNSYQNRIGDLPNEDCGETMFNEVENNWNDEQCTELNIWICEKSLA; from the exons ATGGTTTCCCATAAGGAGCGATTTGAGATTACTACGGAGCCTGATTCGTCTGCTAAAGGTCTCGCCTCAAAAAGCCACACTAGTGAAGATGGAACAGTGACTCCTGCCATGTCAG GAAGAAAACACTACAGACTGGTTGGTGTGACCCTCGGACTCCTGTGTATCCTGCAAGCTGCTCTCAACATTTCCCTGCGTCTTGCTCTCT ACAGTTCTGATGCACCTGATTGTGATGCTGTGATCAGGAACctgacagaagagagggaccagttgaagaagaagatgaataTATTTG ATCATTACACCCGAGAAGGATGGGTATACTTCCGCTCTAGTTTCTACTTCATCTCCTCTGACGAGAAATCCTGGGGAGACAGTAGAGACGACTGTCTGCAGAAAGGAGCCGACCTGGTGATTATCAACAGCAAAGAGGAAAAT GAGTTCACAAGACAGTTCAGAAGGGCCTTCTGGATCGGACTGACTGACACAGAGACGGAAGGGATATGGAAATGGGTGGATGGGACTTtgctgaacacaacaacaag CTTCTGGCACCCTGGGGAACCAAACTCCTATCAAAACCGTATTGGAGATCTCCCTAATGAAGACTGTGGAGAGACAATGTTCAACGAAGTCGAAAACAACTGGAACGATGAACAATGTACCGAGCTGAACATCTGGATCTGTGAAAAGAGTTTGGCTTGA
- the LOC133953547 gene encoding probable ATP-dependent RNA helicase DDX5 has product MPGFSDRDRGRDRGYGGGPPRFGGGGGGGNRGGPPSGKFGNPGERLRKKHWNLDELPKFQKNFYQEHPDVTRRPVQEVDLYRRTKEVTVKGRECPKPIMKFHEAAFPSYVMDVIAKQNWTEPTSIQSQGWPVALSGKDMVGIAQTGSGKTLAYLLPAIVHIQHQAFLEHGDGPICLVLAPTRELAQQVQQVAAEYGRASRLKTTCIYGGAPKGPQIRDLERGVEICIATPGRLIDFLECSKTNLRRCTYLVLDEADRMLDMGFEPQIRKIVEQIRPDRQTLMWSATWPKEVRQLAEDFLKDYVQINIGALQLSANHNILQIVDVCNDMEKEDKLLRLLEEIMSEKENKTIIFVETKRRCDELTRRMRRDGWPGMGIHGDKSQQERDWVLNEFRYGKAPILIATDVASRGLDVEDVKFVINYDYPNSSEDYIHRIGRTARSQKTGTAYTFFTPNNMKQASDLIAVLREANQAINPKLIQMAEDRGGRGRGGRGGYKDDRRDRYGGGRSNFGGGSYRDRESDRGFGSGPKSAFGGGKAQNGGAYGGNSGNSGGSYGNNNYSSSNGQGNFGNPANQVGAFGNQSFQGPPQFGAMQRAAQNGMNQPPFPFNSQAPPPQAQQAAPPPPMMPYPMPPPFPQ; this is encoded by the exons ATGCCGGGCTTTTCAGACAGAGATCGCGGCAGAGATAGAGG GTATGGTGGGGGACCCCCTCgttttggtggtggtggtggaggaggcaaCAGAGGTGGACCTCCTTCTGGAAAATTTGGCAACCCTGGTGAGAGGCTGCGGAAGAAGCACTGGAACCTTGACGAGCTTCCCAAGTTTCAGAAGAACTTCTACCAGGAGCACCCAGATGTCACCCGCAGACCAGTT CAAGAGGTTGACCTGTACCGAAGAACTAAAGAAGTTACAGTCAAAGGCAGAGAGTGCCCCAAACCAATCATGAAATTCCACGAAGCTGCATTTCCAA GCTATGTCATGGATGTTATCGCCAAACAAAACTGGACTGAACCAACCTCTATTCAGTCTCAGGGGTGGCCAGTTGCTCTTAGTGGCAAAGACATGGTTGGCATCGCTCAGACTGGATCCGGAAAAACCCTTGCA TACCTTCTGCCTGCAATTGTGCACATCCAGCATCAGGCATTCTTGGAGCATGGAGATGGACCTATT TGCTTAGTGCTGGCGCCAACCCGTGAGCTGGCTCAGCAGGTGCAACAAGTGGCTGCTGAATACGGCCGGGCCTCCCGTCTCAAGACCACCTGCATCTACGGTGGTGCACCCAAAGGACCCCAGATCAGGGACCTTGAGAGGG gtgTTGAGATTTGCATCGCTACCCCAGGTCGGCTCATTGACTTCCTGGAGTGTAGTAAGACTAATTTGCGTCGTTGCACCTATCTGGTGCTGGATGAAGCTGACCGCATGCTGGACATGGGATTTGAACCTCAAATCCGCAAGATAGTTGAACAAATCCGG CCAGACCGCCAGACTCTGATGTGGAGTGCCACCTGGCCCAAGGAAGTTCGCCAGCTGGCTGAGGACTTCCTGAAGGATTATGTCCAGATTAATATTGGAGCTCTTCAGCTCAGTGCTAATCACAACATCCTGCAGATAGTTGATGTTTGCAATGACATGGAGAAGGAGGACAA ACTGCTCCGTCTGCTGGAGGAGATCATGAGTGAAAAGGAGAACAAGACCATCATCTTTGTGGAGACCAAAAGGCGTTGTGATGAGCTCACCAGGAGGATGAGACGAGATGG TTGGCCAGGAATGGGAATTCATGGAGACAAGAGCCAGCAGGAGAGGGACTGGGTCCTTAATG AGTTCAGATATGGCAAAGCTCCCATCCTCATTGCTACGGATGTGGCCTCCCGCGGCCTAG ATGTGGAGGATGTGAAATTTGTCATCAATTATGACTACCCTAACTCCTCCGAGGATTATATCCACCGCATTGGACGCACAGCCCGCAGTCAAAAAACGGGCACAGCATACACCTTCTTCACCCCCAACAACATGAAACAAGCCAGCGACCTGATCGCTGTGCTCCGCGAGGCTAACCAGGCCATTAACCCCAAGCTGATCCAGAtggcagaggacagaggag gtCGTGGAAGGGGGGGAAGAGGTGGCTACAAGGATGACCGTCGCGATAGGTATGGGGGTGGGAGGAGCAATTTTGGCGGTGGCAGCTACAGGGATAGGGAGAGCGATAGAGGGTTTGGCAGTGGGCCGAAGAGTGCCTTCGGTGGCGGCAAGGCCCAAAATGGTGGTGCTTATGGAGGCAACAGTGGTAACTCTGGTGGCAGCTATGGCAACAACAATTATAGCAGCAGCAACGGACAGGGTAATTTCGGTAATCCGGCAAACCAGGTGGGTGCCTTTGGTAACCAAAGCTTTCAGGGCCCCCCTCAGTTTGGGGCCATGCAGAGGGCTGCTCAGAATGGAATGAACCAGCCGCCATTCCCATTCAACTCTCAGGCCCCACCACCacaagcccagcaggctgcacCGCCACCACCCATGATGCCCTACCCAATGCCACCACCTTTTCCACAGTAG
- the LOC133954497 gene encoding CD209 antigen-like protein E produces MATSTELPDYINEQPKHGQKCSSNTNQTERRIPQLLLLSFGVLCIVQAVLNISLRLSLNSGQVSDPFVCNTTTNQNKKTDLVDDCKRMRPSDFNSLQDRFNALTRENNLQISKLKEERNQLKRWITEQSCCVPFQPCPTDWIERNSRCYFQSSYKTTWEESRNYCKSKGADLVVINSERELIILSHLTRFLPDHWIGLHRTNGDFKWVDGSALTKESWEPDDLRISYKCVAMNSYTSVQNSWREAPCREKHYWFCETDLCPLSP; encoded by the exons ATGGCAACATCCACAGAGCTGCCGGACTATATTAATGAGCAACCGAAACATGGACagaaatgcagcagcaatacaaATCAAACAG AAAGAAGAATCCCTCAGCTGCTGCTACTCAGCTTTGGTGTGCTGTGCATCGTACAAGCTGTTCTCAATATATCCCTGCGCCTTTCCT TGAACTCCGGCCAGGTATCAGATCCCTTTGTCTGCAACACAACTACCAACCAAAACAAGAAGACGGATCTGGTAGATGACTGTAAGAGGATGAGGCCCAGTGATTTCAACAGCCTACAAGACCGCTTCAATGCCCTGACTAGAGAGAACAACCTGCAAATAAGTAAGCTGAAGGAGGAGCGGAACCAACTGAAAAGGTGGATAACGG AGCAGAGTTGTTGTGTGCCCTTTCAACCATGTCCGACAGACTGGATTGAGAGGAACTCAAGGTGTTACTTTCAGTCCAGTTACAAAACCACATGGGAGGAAAGCAGAAACTACTGTAAGAGTAAAGGAGCTGACCTGGTGGTGATCAACAGTGAACGGGAACTG ATAATCTTGAGCCATCTGACCCGTTTTCTTCCCGACCACTGGATTGGTCTGCATCGTACGAATGGGGACTTCAAATGGGTGGATGGATCTGCACTGACCAAAGA ATCCTGGGAGCCAGATGACCTGAGAATTTCATACAAATGTGTAGCGATGAATAGCTACACATCAGTGCAGAACAGCTGGAGAGAAGCCCCTTGTCGAGAGAAGCATTACTGGTTTTGTGAGACAGATCTTTGCCCCCTGTCCCCCTGA
- the LOC133954496 gene encoding CD209 antigen-like protein E → MSEDIYAMPDLSKKARFQTGEEADGNADVYENTDNVNIYDNYLPPGSTPLEQEDSTTEEPQKAISVNVPSGGRNLLRPATMFLLLLCLLFLAGVIVLVVLWIQDKGLNADLTRARDELQTSYGDMKSLNDNLTQKTNQLEKEIDNSRAIESNLTTEIYELKGQLERSRCPDDWIRFGSSCYLFSTSKKNWTESKSFCEDRMAQLVIISSEQEQNFIRSFGNDILIGLTDEETEGSWKWVNGSVAIQTYWGNNQPDNKGSEDCVVVLHYESSRSWNDIACSTREYFLCEKMLE, encoded by the exons ATGTCTGAGGATATCTATGCCATGCCAGACCTCTCCAAAAAAGCGAGATTTCAGACAGGGGAGGAGGCAGACGGTAATGCAGATGTCTACGAAAACACAGACAATGTGAACATTTATGACAACTACTTGCCACCGGGGAGTACGCCGCTAGAACAAGAGGACAGCACCACTGAGGAGCCACAGAAAG CCATTTCGGTCAATGTACCTTCAGGAGGGAGGAATCTTCTCAGACCTGCCACAatgtttctgctgctcctgTGTCTTCTCTTTCTGGCTGGAGTCATTGTCCTGGTTGTCCTTT GGATTCAAGACAAAGGCCTCAATGCCGACCTTACCAGAGCGAGAGATGAACTACAGACAAGTTATGGTGACATGAAAAGCCTCAATGACAACCTGACTCAGAAGACAAACCAGCTGGAGAAGGAAATTGATAATTCGAGGGCCATTGAAAGCAACCTCACTACAGAGATATACGAATTAAAAGGGCAGCTAG AGCGCTCACGCTGTCCTGACGACTGGATAAGGTTTGGCAGCAGTTGTTATTTATTCTCCACATCGAAAAAAAATTGGACAGAGAGCAAGAGCTTCTGTGAAGATCGGATGGCTCAGCTGGTGATCATATCTAGCGAACAGGAGCAG AATTTTATCCGCTCATTCGGCAATGACATCTTGATTGGTCTGACTGACGAGGAGACGGAAGGTTCCTGGAAATGGGTAAATGGATCGGTGGCAATTCAAAC GTATTGGGGAAACAACCAGCCGGACAACAAAGGATCAGAAGACTGTGTTGTTGTTCTACACTATGAAAGTTCAAGAAGCTGGAATGATATAGCATGCAGTACCAGAGAGTACTTCCTCTGTGAGAAAATgcttgaatga
- the LOC133953779 gene encoding CD209 antigen-like protein C isoform X1, whose product MVSHKERFEITTEPDSSAKGLASKSHTSEDGTVTPAMSGRKHYRLVGVTLGLLCILQAALNISLRLALCELSLIRTQAPNDSSDAPDCDAVIRNLTEERDQLKKKMNIFDHYTREGWVYFRSSFYFISSDEKSWGDSRDDCLQKGADLVIINSKEENEFTRQFRRAFWIGLTDTETEGIWKWVDGTLLNTTTSFWHPGEPNSYQNRIGDLPNEDCGETMFNEVENNWNDEQCTELNIWICEKSLA is encoded by the exons ATGGTTTCCCATAAGGAGCGATTTGAGATTACTACGGAGCCTGATTCGTCTGCTAAAGGTCTCGCCTCAAAAAGCCACACTAGTGAAGATGGAACAGTGACTCCTGCCATGTCAG GAAGAAAACACTACAGACTGGTTGGTGTGACCCTCGGACTCCTGTGTATCCTGCAAGCTGCTCTCAACATTTCCCTGCGTCTTGCTCTCTGTGAGTTGTCTTTAATTAGGACCcaagcaccgaatg ACAGTTCTGATGCACCTGATTGTGATGCTGTGATCAGGAACctgacagaagagagggaccagttgaagaagaagatgaataTATTTG ATCATTACACCCGAGAAGGATGGGTATACTTCCGCTCTAGTTTCTACTTCATCTCCTCTGACGAGAAATCCTGGGGAGACAGTAGAGACGACTGTCTGCAGAAAGGAGCCGACCTGGTGATTATCAACAGCAAAGAGGAAAAT GAGTTCACAAGACAGTTCAGAAGGGCCTTCTGGATCGGACTGACTGACACAGAGACGGAAGGGATATGGAAATGGGTGGATGGGACTTtgctgaacacaacaacaag CTTCTGGCACCCTGGGGAACCAAACTCCTATCAAAACCGTATTGGAGATCTCCCTAATGAAGACTGTGGAGAGACAATGTTCAACGAAGTCGAAAACAACTGGAACGATGAACAATGTACCGAGCTGAACATCTGGATCTGTGAAAAGAGTTTGGCTTGA